The DNA sequence AGCCGGGTCAGCAGACAGTATGGGACTGCATGCGGTCGTGATGACTCACCCGGTACAAGGCGTTGGAAGCCAGCCTGGCCCTGCATACGAGCGCGGCCAGCAAACCGCCCCTGGGCCCGAACTGCTGGCGCGCCTGCCCGGCGGCCGACAGTCGCCATACAGCGTGGCTATCGCGATGATGGAAAATCTCGTCTTGTGCTGATGCAGCTCCCAGCCTATTTTCAGAGTCAGCGGCACTGGCAGCCGCCCGTCAGCCGGATACGGCCGGGCATCGACAACGCTGCTGTTTGCCCCGGGAGTACCCTCGGCGTGACGCGGAGCCGTTCCCGAACCGCACCCCACCTCAACGCAGCCCCAACGGAGAGCGACATGGATCATCAACAGAACACCGGCAAGTGCCCGGTCATGCACGGTGGCAACACCGCTACTGGCCATTCGAACATGGACTGGTGGCCGGAGGGCCTGAACCTGGACATCCTCCACCAGCATGATCGCAAGACCAACCCGATGGGCGAGGACTTCAACTATCGCGAGGAGGTCAAGAAGCTCGACTTCGACGCGCTGAAGAAGGATATGCACGCGCTGATGACCGAGAGCCAGGAGTGGTGGCCGGCCGACTGGGGCCACTACGGCGGCCTGATGATTCGCATGTCCTGGCACGCCGCGGGCACGTACCGCATCGCCGATGGCCGGGGCGGCGGCGGGACCGGCAACCAGCGCTTCGCGCCGATCAACAGCTGGCCCGACAACGTCAGCCTGGACAAGGCGCGCCGTCTCCTGTGGCCGATCAAGAAGAAGTACGGCAACAAGATCAGCTGGGCCGACCTGATCATCCTGGCCGGCAACGTGGCCTACGAGAACATGGGTCTGAAGACCTTCGGCTTCTCCTTCGGTCGCGAGGATATCTGGCACCCCGAGAAAGACACCTACTGGGGTGCGGAGAAGGAGTGGCTGGCTCCGTCCGACGGGCGCTACGGCGACGTCGAAAAGCCCGAGACCATGGAGAACCCGCTGGCTGCGGTGCAGATGGGGCTGATTTATGTGAACCCGGAAGGCGTGAATGGCCAGCCGGATCCGCTGAAGACCGCGCAGCAGGTGCGCGAGACCTTCGCCCGCATGGCGATGAATGACGAGGAAACCGCGGCGCTGACGGTCGGTGGCCACACCGTCGGCAAGTGCCACGGCAACGGCGACGCTGCCGCGCTCGGCCCCGAGCCCGAGGCGGCCGATGTCGAGGAGCAGGGCCTCGGCTGGCGCAACCCGAACATGCAGGGCAAGGCCACCAATGCGGTGACCTCGGGCATCGAAGGTGCCTGGACCAAATATCCGACCCAGTTCGACATGGGCTACTTCGACATGCTGCTCGACCACGAGTGGGAGCTGAAGAAAAGCCCCGCCGGCGCCTGGCAGTGGGAGCCCGTCGACATCAAGGAGGAGGACAAACCGGTCGATGCCACGGATCCCTCCATCCGCCACAACCCCATCATGACCGATGCGGACATGGCGATGAAAATGGATCCGATCTATCGGAAATTCCTCGACGACTTCCGCAAGGACCCGGCGCGCTTCCAGGACGCCTTCGCCCGGGCGTGGTTCAAGCTGATCCATCGCGACCTGGGGCCCAAGACCCGCTACATCGGTCCGGACGCGCCCCAGGAAGACCTGATCTGGCAGGATCCGGTACCGGCCGGCACCACTGACTACTGCGTCGAGTCCGCCAAGCAGAGGATCGCCGAGAGTGGCCTCAGCATCGGTGAGATGGTCGCCACCGCCTGGGACAGCGCACGCACCTTCCGCGGCTCCGACAAACGCGGCGGCGCGAACGGTGCCCGCATTCGTCTGGCTCCGCAGAAGGACTGGGAAGGCAACGAGCCGGAGCGGCTGACCAAGGTGCTGAAGGTCTACGAGCAGATCTCCGCCGACACCGGTGCCAGCGTCGCCGACCTGATCGTGCTGGGCGGCAGCGTGGGCATCGAGCAGGCGGCCAAGGCGGCCGGCCACGATGTGCTGGTGCCGTTCACTCCGGGCCGCGGCGACGCCACCGCGG is a window from the Thioalkalivibrio paradoxus ARh 1 genome containing:
- the katG gene encoding catalase/peroxidase HPI, which codes for MDHQQNTGKCPVMHGGNTATGHSNMDWWPEGLNLDILHQHDRKTNPMGEDFNYREEVKKLDFDALKKDMHALMTESQEWWPADWGHYGGLMIRMSWHAAGTYRIADGRGGGGTGNQRFAPINSWPDNVSLDKARRLLWPIKKKYGNKISWADLIILAGNVAYENMGLKTFGFSFGREDIWHPEKDTYWGAEKEWLAPSDGRYGDVEKPETMENPLAAVQMGLIYVNPEGVNGQPDPLKTAQQVRETFARMAMNDEETAALTVGGHTVGKCHGNGDAAALGPEPEAADVEEQGLGWRNPNMQGKATNAVTSGIEGAWTKYPTQFDMGYFDMLLDHEWELKKSPAGAWQWEPVDIKEEDKPVDATDPSIRHNPIMTDADMAMKMDPIYRKFLDDFRKDPARFQDAFARAWFKLIHRDLGPKTRYIGPDAPQEDLIWQDPVPAGTTDYCVESAKQRIAESGLSIGEMVATAWDSARTFRGSDKRGGANGARIRLAPQKDWEGNEPERLTKVLKVYEQISADTGASVADLIVLGGSVGIEQAAKAAGHDVLVPFTPGRGDATADMTDADSFAPLEPLADGFRNWEKKEYVVKPEEMLLDRAQLMGLTAPEMTVLIGGMRVLGTNHGGTKHGVFTDREGQLTNDFFVHLTDMGYTWKPAGDHLYEIRDRKTDQVKWTASRVDLVFGSNSILRSYAEVYAQDDNQEKFVQDFVKAWTKVMNADRFDLERLQP